In Spinacia oleracea cultivar Varoflay chromosome 5, BTI_SOV_V1, whole genome shotgun sequence, a single window of DNA contains:
- the LOC110800605 gene encoding cysteine-rich receptor-like protein kinase 6 produces the protein MIRYSNETLLGVLALEPYHNEQSYNVIPGSRRDFTKLLGETFPVLVTRAANNVTGKKFATISVPFTPSTNLYALAQCTPDLTVANCHTCLTNAIDRLQTAAGWNFLMPSCNIRYEIYPFTYRPHHLPLSPPPSGSAYTGMSPAPSPLLPSPSTNGISNSTNSGGTSKWKAIIAAVVIMGTMALVIFLYCLRSWLRQLYARKVSTNLEENWHNNMTIDGINPLEIQDLPLFKFKDLAIATYNFSESNMLGRGGFGPVYKGRFEDGQEIAVKRLSRTSDQGLQEFMNEVVVISKLQHRNLVKLLGCCVQRQEKLLVYEYMANKSLDAFLFDPSSQHQLDWKKRLNIIKGISRGLLYLHRDSRLRIIHRDLKASNILLDNDLNPKISDFGMARIFGGSQDKGDTRRIVGTYGYMSPEYAMQGRFSEKSDVFSLGVLLLEIVSGKRNKNFKDQDCLSLLGHAWKLWNEDIILSLIDPTISESTFDMEILKCIQIGLLCVQEFPEDRPSSSMVLSMIEGEVTNLPRPSQPGFTLRRNEDNQNEAHQNGHEYCSVDRLSITMLTGR, from the exons ATGATACGATACTCCAATGAGACCCTACTTGGAGTATTGGCTTTAGAACCATATCACAATGAGCAAAGTTATAATGTCATACCAGGAAGCAGACGTGATTTTACAAAATTGTTAGGGGAAACGTTCCCTGTTTTGGTGACTCGAGCAGCAAATAATGTGACAGGAAAGAAGTTTGCGACCATATCAGTTCCTTTTACTCCCTCAACAAATTTGTATGCTTTGGCGCAGTGTACACCTGACTTGACCGTGGCTAATTGCCACACTTGCTTGACGAATGCCATAGACAGGCTTCAAACGGCGGCTGGTTGGAATTTTCTGATGCCCAGTTGTAATATTAGGTACGAGATCTACCCGTTTACTTACAGACCTCATCATTTGCCGCTGTCACCGCCTCCGTCCGGAAGTGCTTATACCGGGATGAGTCCTGCCCCTTCGCCGCTGTTGCCGTCGCCATCTACTAACGGGATTAGCAATAGTACGAACTCTG GTGGCACTAGTAAATGGAAAGCAATTATTGCAGCAGTGGTAATTATGGGTACAATGGCATTAGTCATTTTCTTGTATTGTTTACGGAGTTGGTTGCGTCAACTATATG CACGCAAGGTATCTACAAACCTGGAAGAAAATTGGCATAATAACATGACTATTGATGGAATTAATCCCCTCGAAATCCAAGACTTACCATTGTTTAAATTTAAAGATTTGGCAATTGCAACATATAACTTTTCCGAAAGCAACATGCTTGGTCGAGGTGGTTTTGGTCCAGTTTACAAG GGAAGATTTGAAGATGGACAAGAGATAGCAGTAAAAAGACTTTCAAGAACATCAGATCAAGGCTTGCAAGAATTTATGAATGAAGTGGTTGTAATCTCCAAACTTCAACACAGAAACCTCGTTAAACTGTTGGGTTGTTGTGTACAAAGACAAGAGAAGTTGTTGGTATATGAATACATGGCAAATAAGAGCTTGGACGCTTTCCTTTTCG ATCCCTCAAGTCAACACCAGTTGGACTGGAAGAAGCGCCTCAATATAATAAAAGGGATAAGCAGAGGTTTGCTTTACCTACATCGAGATTCTAGATTAAGAATTATACATAGAGATCTTAAAGCTAGCAACATTTTGTTGGACAACGATCTCAATCCAAAAATATCAGACTTTGGCATGGCAAGGATATTCGGAGGTAGTCAAGACAAAGGTGATACCAGAAGGATTGTTGGCACCTA TGGCTATATGTCTCCGGAGTATGCTATGCAAGGTCGATTTTCAGAGAAATCGGATGTGTTTAGCCTTGGGGTGCTACTACTGGAGATTGTAAGCGGGAAAAGGAACAAAAACTTCAAGGATCAGGACTGCTTGAGCCTCTTGGGGCAT GCATGGAAATTGTGGAATGAGGATATCATTTTGTCACTAATTGATCCAACAATTTCTGAATCAACATTCGATATGGAGATTTTGAAGTGCATACAAATAGGACTATTATGCGTGCAAGAATTTCCTGAAGACAGGCCGAGTAGCTCTATGGTTCTTTCCATGATTGAGGGCGAGGTTACGAATCTTCCACGTCCATCTCAACCTGGATTTACACTTAGAAGAAATGAAGACAATCAAAATGAAGCCCATCAAAATGGTCATGAATATTGTTCTGTTGATCGTCTTTCTATTACTATGTTAACTGGTCGATGA